The following are encoded in a window of Clostridium thermarum genomic DNA:
- a CDS encoding sensor histidine kinase, protein MPDKDIISRAYIETVVDKYYTTEQSSWRIIYTVPMKELLSDLNSVLIATIMVVIGCLIVALIFTMFISTYLTSPINRLIDSMERVKKGNFKEKVNFKYNDEIGVLGEQYNDMIDNINNLIDKVYLLQIQEKEAELKALQAQINPHFLYNTLDSIFWKAQKSNNKEISEMIYALSKLFRLTLNRGYEFTYIKNEKDFIENYLLLQKMRYGDKLSYSIRFDEEILSYRIPKLILQPFVENAIAYGTEFSNTESMIIVTGDQHDKGIRFTIKDNGRGMSSELIAKILSDDRSNIANESTGYAMKNIRKRLSLYYDDNFNFNIYSTEMNGTTIEIIIPINSKKIIDGGVRSV, encoded by the coding sequence ATGCCGGATAAGGATATAATCAGTAGAGCTTATATAGAAACGGTGGTGGATAAGTATTATACTACTGAGCAAAGTTCATGGAGAATCATATATACTGTGCCGATGAAGGAGCTCCTCAGTGATTTGAATTCTGTTCTCATTGCTACAATCATGGTAGTAATAGGCTGTCTCATTGTAGCACTGATATTCACAATGTTTATTTCTACATACTTAACTTCTCCCATAAATAGATTAATAGATTCCATGGAAAGAGTAAAAAAGGGGAATTTTAAGGAGAAGGTCAATTTTAAATATAATGATGAAATAGGGGTGTTGGGAGAGCAATATAATGACATGATTGATAATATCAATAACCTGATTGATAAAGTATATCTACTGCAAATACAGGAGAAGGAAGCAGAACTTAAGGCTTTGCAGGCTCAAATCAACCCACATTTTCTGTATAATACTTTAGACTCAATCTTCTGGAAGGCTCAGAAATCAAATAACAAGGAAATAAGCGAAATGATCTATGCTCTATCAAAGTTATTTAGGCTTACGCTAAATAGAGGATATGAGTTTACGTACATTAAGAATGAAAAGGATTTTATTGAAAACTATCTCTTGCTGCAGAAAATGCGGTATGGTGATAAGCTGAGTTACTCTATAAGATTTGATGAGGAAATATTATCATATCGTATACCAAAGCTCATATTGCAACCCTTTGTAGAAAATGCCATAGCCTATGGCACAGAGTTTAGTAATACTGAAAGCATGATTATTGTTACCGGAGACCAGCACGATAAAGGAATTAGATTTACTATCAAAGATAATGGTAGAGGAATGAGCAGTGAATTAATAGCAAAGATTTTATCAGATGACAGGTCTAATATAGCTAATGAGTCTACCGGCTACGCAATGAAAAACATTAGAAAGCGTTTATCTTTATATTATGATGATAATTTTAATTTCAATATTTATAGCACAGAGATGAATGGAACTACCATTGAAATTATTATTCCGATTAATAGTAAAAAAATTATTGATGGAGGAGTAAGAAGTGTGTAA
- a CDS encoding response regulator transcription factor: protein MCKLIIVDDEPNVISGIKSVIDWECNGIDVCATANNGQDALDIIRRVHPDIALMDIKMPNMTGLELLQVINENGLKVKVIFLSGYDDFDYARLALRYGACDYLLKPCMPEEILKAVLNAKEIVEKDKRIEFAVIRDRNLIESSVSSASKNINVVLKTALDYIHENYSKDLNLKLVADKVFITSGYLSLLFKKELDINFVDYLNKYRIEMSKKLLADLKYKTYEVAYKVGFKDEKYFSQIFKKCTNLTPREFRNSMQ, encoded by the coding sequence GTGTGTAAATTGATTATAGTAGATGATGAGCCTAACGTTATAAGTGGCATAAAAAGTGTAATTGATTGGGAATGCAATGGTATTGACGTATGTGCAACGGCAAATAATGGACAAGATGCTTTAGATATTATAAGAAGGGTTCATCCGGACATAGCTTTAATGGACATAAAAATGCCAAATATGACGGGGTTAGAACTTTTACAGGTAATTAATGAAAACGGTTTGAAGGTGAAAGTCATTTTTTTAAGTGGCTATGACGATTTTGATTATGCCCGATTGGCTCTTAGGTATGGAGCTTGCGATTATTTATTAAAGCCATGTATGCCGGAGGAAATATTGAAAGCTGTGCTTAATGCAAAGGAAATAGTGGAAAAGGATAAGAGAATTGAGTTTGCAGTAATACGAGATAGAAATTTAATAGAAAGCAGTGTGTCCTCAGCAAGTAAAAATATCAATGTTGTTTTAAAGACGGCTTTAGACTATATTCACGAAAACTATTCCAAGGATTTAAACCTCAAATTGGTGGCAGATAAGGTGTTCATTACATCCGGTTATCTAAGTTTATTATTTAAGAAGGAATTAGATATTAATTTTGTTGACTACCTCAACAAGTATAGAATTGAAATGTCTAAAAAGTTGCTTGCGGATTTGAAATATAAAACCTATGAAGTGGCTTATAAGGTAGGTTTCAAGGATGAAAAATATTTTTCTCAAATATTTAAGAAGTGTACAAACTTAACTCCAAGGGAATTTAGAAATTCAATGCAATAA
- a CDS encoding GNAT family N-acetyltransferase, protein MKGISVQLRQEVYRSDVFKIIDWLEDEEVIRYLNEQQNVCSGIRQVLDRVNMPILTHLFNQNGSFFVITINENEPIGFLRLVPKLSGAEMVIVIGNKDLWGKGLGPNAIIEGLKFAFFNWRAGEVVAKVNFRNERSLKAFRKVGFRQEKELAKEIQYAMSMDEFLKLVA, encoded by the coding sequence ATGAAAGGTATAAGTGTTCAATTACGGCAGGAGGTGTACAGATCAGATGTATTTAAAATCATCGATTGGTTAGAGGACGAGGAGGTTATACGATATTTGAACGAACAACAAAATGTATGCAGTGGAATCAGGCAGGTCTTAGACAGAGTAAACATGCCTATACTGACACATTTGTTTAATCAAAATGGAAGTTTCTTCGTTATAACCATCAATGAAAATGAACCCATTGGTTTCTTGAGACTAGTACCAAAACTAAGTGGAGCAGAAATGGTCATTGTCATCGGCAACAAGGACCTTTGGGGGAAGGGGCTGGGACCAAACGCCATTATTGAAGGCTTAAAGTTTGCTTTTTTTAATTGGAGAGCCGGAGAGGTAGTGGCAAAAGTAAACTTTAGAAATGAAAGGTCATTAAAAGCTTTTAGAAAAGTAGGCTTTAGACAAGAGAAAGAGTTAGCCAAGGAGATACAGTATGCTATGTCTATGGATGAATTTCTGAAGCTTGTAGCATAG
- a CDS encoding putative bifunctional diguanylate cyclase/phosphodiesterase: MNNVLMVFLVFVLLIMLILNYINITRLRNLEGLKTDIEKRYNGALTNASEVLWEWDLETGNFFATEKWRELMYDDIPKYMEISYIDRSHINPEDRERVKNDTTAYIYGKADCLRIEFRVTHQDGKEIWVLCKGQAIRDAIRQTPILSGSIIDITEFKKAEEQVKFLAYYDTLTKLPNRTHFMERLKEEITGASIKNSSLALLFIDLDNFKNVNDTLGHNYGDELLKQISGKIRSILRNEDIACRLGGDEFLIMLTNLQDNSYIIKCAEEALQILNNMYEINDKQVYISGSIGIAIYPKDSIDPNGLLKNADAAMYKAKEAGKNKYIFFNEYMLKGLERKTKIEGILRSSIKNNELKVYYQPQYDIKTGAIIGIEALLRLNSKELGPVSPAEFIPIAEESGTIVELGKWCLRKACEKNVYLKRKGLKFGCISVNISAIQLQHNDLINVINEILDEVGLEPKFLEIELTESVLMKSMDSNINLLNELKNIGIKVALDDFGTGYSSLNYLRKIPLDKLKIDRSFITDLTSVTKNQEICEGIIQMAHNLGLQVVAEGVEKKSQLEILKEKQCDSVQGFLYSIPLADDELEEVLQANMEYLEKNKMTKKHAFKYTALYSRMSQLKEKEAEV; encoded by the coding sequence TTGAATAATGTACTTATGGTATTTTTGGTTTTTGTATTGCTAATAATGTTAATATTAAACTATATAAATATTACTAGACTTAGGAATCTAGAAGGATTAAAGACTGATATTGAAAAAAGATACAATGGTGCCTTAACCAATGCAAGCGAAGTTCTTTGGGAATGGGATTTGGAAACCGGAAACTTTTTTGCTACTGAAAAATGGCGTGAGCTTATGTATGATGATATTCCTAAGTATATGGAAATCAGCTACATAGATAGAAGCCATATCAATCCGGAAGATAGGGAAAGAGTAAAAAATGATACGACAGCCTATATATATGGAAAGGCAGATTGCTTAAGAATTGAGTTTAGAGTAACCCATCAGGATGGAAAGGAAATATGGGTTTTATGTAAAGGACAAGCTATAAGAGATGCTATAAGACAAACTCCAATTCTTTCAGGTTCTATTATAGATATCACAGAGTTTAAGAAGGCAGAAGAACAGGTTAAATTCTTAGCCTATTACGATACCCTCACCAAACTGCCTAACAGGACACATTTCATGGAACGCCTGAAGGAAGAAATTACTGGGGCTAGTATAAAAAATAGTTCTTTGGCACTTTTGTTTATCGATTTAGATAATTTTAAGAATGTAAATGATACTTTAGGTCACAATTATGGAGATGAATTGCTAAAACAGATTTCAGGAAAAATAAGAAGTATACTTAGGAATGAAGATATAGCCTGCAGATTAGGTGGAGATGAATTTCTTATAATGCTCACTAACCTGCAAGATAATAGCTACATAATAAAGTGTGCAGAAGAGGCGTTACAAATACTTAATAATATGTATGAGATAAATGATAAACAGGTTTATATCTCTGGGAGTATTGGTATTGCCATATATCCTAAGGATAGTATTGACCCCAACGGACTGTTAAAAAATGCAGATGCAGCTATGTACAAGGCCAAGGAAGCAGGAAAGAACAAGTACATATTTTTTAATGAATATATGCTGAAAGGGCTGGAGAGAAAAACAAAAATAGAGGGAATACTAAGGAGTTCTATTAAGAATAATGAACTAAAGGTATATTACCAACCACAATATGATATAAAAACTGGTGCCATTATAGGCATAGAAGCATTACTAAGACTAAACAGCAAGGAATTGGGACCTGTTTCCCCGGCTGAATTCATACCTATTGCTGAGGAGAGTGGAACTATTGTTGAACTTGGAAAGTGGTGTCTCAGGAAGGCCTGCGAAAAGAATGTGTATCTAAAGAGAAAAGGGCTTAAATTTGGCTGTATCAGTGTAAATATATCCGCCATTCAACTACAACATAACGATTTAATAAATGTAATAAATGAAATACTGGATGAGGTAGGGCTAGAACCAAAATTTCTGGAAATTGAGCTTACAGAATCCGTTCTTATGAAGTCCATGGATAGTAATATAAATCTATTGAATGAACTTAAGAATATAGGAATAAAAGTAGCCCTTGATGACTTTGGTACTGGTTATTCATCACTGAACTATCTAAGGAAAATACCACTGGATAAGTTGAAAATTGATAGGTCCTTTATAACTGATTTAACAAGTGTTACCAAGAATCAAGAGATTTGTGAAGGAATTATTCAAATGGCTCACAATTTAGGGTTACAGGTGGTTGCGGAAGGTGTAGAGAAAAAGAGCCAATTGGAAATCTTAAAAGAAAAGCAGTGCGATAGTGTGCAAGGCTTTCTTTATAGTATTCCATTGGCTGATGACGAATTGGAAGAAGTGCTGCAAGCTAATATGGAGTACTTAGAAAAAAATAAAATGACTAAGAAGCATGCATTTAAATATACGGCTCTTTACTCCAGAATGTCACAACTGAAGGAAAAAGAGGCAGAAGTATAA